The proteins below are encoded in one region of Pseudonocardia sp. DSM 110487:
- a CDS encoding TetR/AcrR family transcriptional regulator, producing MTRRRTPTLEVRDALLRAARELLDEGGPDMLGVRDIAARAGVAPMGVYKRFGSKNGIIDELFRLGFEELAAAVGHIRGDDVHTEIADGMARYRDFAIRNPAVYRLMFDTPVPDYTPSAAAMEPARNAFDRLVEAIRRGHAARVITPGDPVEIAQRIWASCHGSISIQLRGVGFVTDYDSHYAALVQTLLRGVAIQRDPATAE from the coding sequence ATGACCCGGCGCCGCACACCGACGCTCGAGGTGCGGGACGCACTGCTGCGCGCCGCGCGTGAGCTGCTCGACGAGGGCGGACCGGACATGCTCGGTGTGCGGGACATCGCCGCCCGCGCCGGCGTCGCCCCGATGGGTGTCTACAAGCGATTCGGGTCGAAGAACGGCATCATCGACGAGCTGTTCCGGCTGGGGTTCGAGGAGCTCGCGGCAGCGGTGGGGCACATTCGCGGCGACGACGTCCACACCGAGATCGCAGACGGAATGGCCCGCTACCGCGACTTCGCGATCCGCAACCCCGCCGTCTACCGGCTCATGTTCGACACTCCGGTCCCCGACTACACGCCGTCCGCCGCCGCGATGGAGCCCGCAAGGAACGCATTCGACCGACTCGTCGAGGCCATCCGCCGCGGGCACGCCGCACGTGTCATCACCCCGGGCGATCCCGTCGAGATCGCGCAGCGGATCTGGGCGTCCTGCCACGGCTCGATCAGCATCCAGCTGCGAGGGGTCGGCTTCGTGACCGACTACGACTCCCACTACGCGGCGCTGGTGCAGACCCTGCTCCGCGGAGTCGCGATCCAGCGTGATCCCGCTACCGCTGAGTGA
- a CDS encoding SDR family NAD(P)-dependent oxidoreductase, whose amino-acid sequence MTRGLLDGKVVLVVGGSTGIGADSARVFADEGASVMLAARSKDALAALTDELAAAGHDVAFTAGDVSVGADVARFVDATLDRFGRLDGAFNNAGINQHGRLDDVSEEDFDRVMAVNVKGTWLCLRAEIRAMRDSGGSIVNTSSVGGFRGNTGLGAYQATKHAVIGLTRTAAHDNGPLGIRVNAIAPGPVETPMLTTWRQDDPAAVERRIAAVPLRKAGTTTEVANVAAWLLSDRASQVSGVVLPVDGGYSA is encoded by the coding sequence ATGACCAGAGGACTGCTCGACGGCAAGGTCGTACTGGTGGTCGGCGGGAGCACCGGCATCGGGGCCGACTCCGCGCGGGTCTTCGCCGATGAGGGTGCCTCCGTGATGCTCGCCGCGCGATCGAAGGACGCGCTCGCGGCGCTCACCGACGAGCTCGCGGCGGCGGGGCACGACGTCGCCTTCACCGCGGGTGACGTCAGCGTCGGGGCTGATGTCGCGCGGTTCGTCGACGCGACGCTCGACCGGTTCGGCCGGCTCGACGGCGCGTTCAACAACGCGGGCATCAACCAGCACGGGCGGCTCGACGACGTGTCGGAGGAGGACTTCGACCGGGTCATGGCGGTGAACGTCAAGGGCACATGGCTGTGCCTGCGCGCGGAGATCCGTGCGATGCGCGACTCGGGTGGCTCGATCGTCAACACGAGCAGCGTGGGCGGGTTCCGCGGCAACACCGGCCTCGGCGCCTACCAGGCCACGAAGCACGCGGTCATCGGCCTGACACGCACGGCGGCCCACGACAACGGACCGCTCGGCATCCGCGTCAACGCCATCGCGCCCGGGCCGGTCGAGACCCCGATGCTCACGACGTGGCGGCAGGACGATCCGGCCGCCGTGGAGCGCCGGATCGCCGCGGTCCCGCTGCGGAAGGCCGGCACCACCACCGAGGTGGCCAACGTTGCCGCATGGTTGCTGAGCGACCGCGCGAGCCAGGTCAGCGGGGTCGTCCTGCCGGTCGACGGCGGGTACTCGGCCTGA
- a CDS encoding NAD(P)/FAD-dependent oxidoreductase has product MSTQAGLRAYSGPPDAGRHAVIIGSGLAGLLAARVASEHFEQVTVVDRDRFPDSPEHRKGAPQSHHAHGLLPRGHEIIGRLFPGIEDDLRAAGSTVGRDTVGFMVVSPAGPLPVRPSPGEFVMFSRFLLEWQIRQRLARLPQVRFLPDAEVVGLDTDRDGTRVRGVRLRFRHDGSRQPAADLVPADLVVDSSGRSSKVPDWLRDLGYGEVPEEVVNSGLSYSSRFYTRPDGFPDEWRSVLINGRAPHNPRAGLLLTVENDLWHVTLGRMAAGDTAPTDDAGFLQWARQLADPTIYEAVRVATPVSPIRGYRTPTNRMRRFERLRRWPTGFVVTGDAVCAFNPIYGQGMTVAAMDALVLADALNRHEGGRSAGFERAFQADLARNVAAPWFVATSEDLRWPGVELTGSRPSPAMAIGRRYMDRLLRAAVRDPDLTAAYLDVVFMIASPRSVFAPWILARVVRSMLSARRRVPTQQFALSAEGLSAVRRLPDAPVST; this is encoded by the coding sequence ATGTCGACACAGGCAGGATTACGCGCCTACTCCGGCCCACCCGACGCCGGGCGCCATGCCGTGATCATCGGTTCTGGTCTCGCGGGCCTGCTGGCGGCGCGGGTCGCGTCCGAGCACTTCGAACAGGTCACCGTGGTCGATCGAGACCGCTTCCCCGACAGCCCGGAGCACCGCAAGGGGGCGCCGCAGTCCCACCATGCGCACGGCCTGCTGCCGCGTGGGCACGAGATCATCGGGAGGTTGTTCCCCGGCATCGAGGACGACCTCCGCGCCGCCGGTTCCACCGTGGGCCGCGACACCGTCGGCTTCATGGTCGTGTCGCCTGCCGGGCCGTTGCCGGTGCGGCCGAGCCCTGGCGAGTTCGTGATGTTCAGCCGATTCCTTCTCGAGTGGCAGATCCGGCAACGGCTCGCGCGGCTTCCCCAGGTGCGGTTCCTGCCGGATGCAGAGGTCGTCGGCCTGGATACCGACCGCGACGGAACCCGGGTCCGCGGGGTGCGACTCCGGTTCCGCCACGACGGCAGTCGTCAGCCCGCCGCCGACCTCGTCCCCGCCGACCTCGTGGTCGACAGCAGTGGGCGCAGCTCGAAGGTGCCGGACTGGTTGCGAGACCTCGGGTACGGCGAGGTGCCGGAGGAGGTGGTGAACTCCGGTCTCAGCTACTCCTCGCGGTTCTACACGCGGCCCGACGGGTTCCCCGACGAATGGAGGAGCGTGCTCATCAACGGGCGCGCGCCGCACAACCCGCGCGCGGGCCTCCTTCTGACCGTCGAGAACGACCTGTGGCACGTGACGCTCGGTCGAATGGCCGCCGGGGACACCGCGCCCACCGATGACGCCGGCTTCCTCCAGTGGGCACGCCAGCTGGCCGACCCGACCATCTACGAGGCGGTCAGGGTCGCCACGCCGGTCAGTCCCATCCGGGGTTACCGCACCCCCACCAACCGGATGCGGCGGTTCGAGCGGCTGCGGCGCTGGCCGACGGGTTTCGTGGTCACCGGGGACGCCGTGTGCGCGTTCAACCCGATCTACGGACAGGGCATGACGGTCGCCGCGATGGACGCGCTGGTGCTGGCCGACGCGCTGAACCGGCACGAAGGGGGCAGGTCTGCCGGGTTCGAGCGGGCATTCCAGGCCGACCTCGCGCGCAACGTGGCCGCGCCGTGGTTCGTCGCCACCAGCGAGGACCTGCGCTGGCCCGGAGTCGAGCTGACCGGTTCGCGCCCCAGCCCAGCCATGGCGATCGGACGCCGCTACATGGACCGGCTGCTGCGCGCGGCCGTGCGTGATCCCGACCTCACCGCCGCCTACCTCGACGTCGTCTTCATGATCGCCTCGCCACGAAGCGTCTTCGCCCCCTGGATCCTCGCCAGGGTCGTGCGCAGCATGCTCAGCGCTCGTCGCCGGGTGCCGACGCAGCAGTTCGCGCTGTCGGCGGAGGGGCTCTCGGCGGTCCGCCGACTCCCCGACGCGCCGGTTTCGACGTGA
- a CDS encoding MBL fold metallo-hydrolase — MTAAPRARTRDTGTPLRQIRVGAVTITPVVQLHYRVHPLRFFPDLDIPTIDEDAWYWRPPYREDGFLVIDMGGFLIRTPTRTVLVDAGVGNGKKRPNPLFTDRDDDWFATLRRAGVTPEEIDTVVFSHLHVDHVGFATRLDGSAWVPAFPNARHLTTAAELAYWTSQAARDLARLGDYVTDSVLPLREAGVLDVVEPDLGICDEVRLVPAAGHTPGNVCVEVSSEGQRAVFAGDMVHHALQLAFPDHSTDYCVDARGASEARQALLREIADRDVLLFPAHFPNSAPGRVVTDPAGGYRYEMVEGELL, encoded by the coding sequence ATGACGGCAGCGCCCCGGGCGCGCACCCGCGACACCGGCACGCCGCTGCGGCAGATCCGGGTCGGCGCGGTGACGATCACACCGGTCGTGCAGCTGCACTACCGCGTCCACCCGCTGCGGTTCTTCCCGGACCTCGATATCCCGACGATCGACGAGGACGCCTGGTACTGGCGGCCGCCGTACCGCGAGGACGGCTTCCTCGTGATCGACATGGGCGGCTTCCTGATCCGCACCCCGACGCGGACCGTCCTCGTCGACGCGGGCGTGGGCAACGGCAAGAAGCGACCCAACCCGCTCTTCACCGACCGCGACGACGACTGGTTCGCGACCCTGCGCCGCGCCGGCGTGACACCGGAGGAGATCGACACCGTCGTCTTCAGCCACCTGCACGTCGACCACGTCGGGTTCGCCACCCGACTCGACGGCTCCGCGTGGGTGCCGGCCTTCCCGAATGCCCGGCACCTCACCACCGCGGCCGAGCTCGCCTACTGGACCAGCCAGGCGGCTCGCGACCTCGCCCGGCTCGGGGACTACGTCACCGACAGCGTCCTGCCGCTGCGCGAGGCGGGCGTCCTCGACGTCGTCGAGCCGGACCTGGGGATCTGCGACGAGGTGCGGCTGGTGCCCGCGGCAGGGCACACGCCGGGCAACGTCTGCGTCGAGGTCTCCTCGGAAGGGCAGCGCGCCGTCTTCGCGGGCGACATGGTGCACCACGCCCTGCAGCTCGCCTTCCCCGACCACAGCACGGACTACTGCGTGGACGCCCGTGGCGCGAGCGAGGCGCGGCAGGCACTGCTGCGCGAGATCGCCGACCGCGACGTCCTGCTGTTCCCGGCGCATTTCCCGAACTCCGCACCAGGCCGGGTCGTCACCGACCCGGCAGGCGGCTACCGCTACGAGATGGTCGAGGGAGAACTGTTGTGA
- a CDS encoding 3-keto-5-aminohexanoate cleavage protein, with translation MIPADRVIISTAVTGSVHVPSQSDHLPITPQDIVAESLAAAEAGAAVIHLHARHAEDGRPAFEPSVFEQIIPPIAAACDAVVNITTGGASSMTIEERLAAATWFSPELASLNMGSMNFVFSGIADRVTSWKHAWEKAYVENTYRRPFLNTFEQIEYALRELGERGGTRFEYECYDIGHLYTLSHFADRGLAKPPFLIQGVFGILGGIGADHANLTHMVAIADKLFGDAYHFSAFAAGRHQMQFCTHSAWLGGHVRVGLEDNLYIGKGEKATSNAQQVRKVREILADLGKEIATPADVRRMLALKGAKNVVLQR, from the coding sequence GTGATCCCCGCCGACCGCGTGATCATCAGTACCGCCGTGACGGGCTCGGTGCACGTACCGTCGCAGAGCGACCATCTGCCGATCACGCCGCAGGACATCGTCGCGGAGTCCCTTGCCGCGGCAGAGGCGGGCGCGGCGGTCATCCACCTCCACGCCCGGCACGCCGAGGACGGCAGGCCCGCGTTCGAGCCGAGCGTCTTCGAACAGATCATCCCGCCGATCGCCGCCGCGTGCGACGCGGTCGTCAACATCACGACCGGCGGGGCGTCGTCGATGACGATCGAGGAGCGGCTCGCCGCCGCAACGTGGTTCAGCCCCGAGCTCGCGTCGCTCAACATGGGCTCGATGAACTTCGTCTTCTCCGGCATCGCCGACCGCGTGACCAGCTGGAAGCATGCGTGGGAGAAGGCGTACGTCGAGAACACCTACCGGCGGCCGTTCCTCAACACCTTCGAGCAGATCGAGTACGCGCTGCGGGAGCTGGGGGAGCGGGGCGGGACCCGGTTCGAGTACGAGTGCTACGACATCGGGCACCTGTACACGCTCTCCCACTTCGCCGACCGGGGGCTCGCGAAGCCGCCGTTCCTCATTCAGGGCGTCTTCGGGATCCTCGGCGGCATCGGGGCCGACCACGCCAATCTCACGCACATGGTCGCGATCGCCGACAAGCTCTTCGGCGACGCCTACCACTTCTCCGCCTTCGCCGCGGGACGCCACCAGATGCAGTTCTGCACCCACAGCGCATGGCTGGGCGGTCACGTCCGGGTGGGGCTGGAGGACAACCTCTACATCGGCAAGGGCGAGAAGGCGACCAGCAACGCACAGCAGGTGCGCAAGGTCCGGGAGATCCTCGCCGACCTCGGCAAGGAGATCGCGACGCCGGCCGACGTCCGGCGGATGCTGGCGCTCAAGGGGGCGAAGAACGTGGTGCTGCAGCGATGA
- a CDS encoding carboxymuconolactone decarboxylase family protein, protein MTERLARITPDAMTSEQMEIYSRFTGGKRAAPGAPFSLLHPEGGFIGPPNAWLLSPPLGRVLERIGWTMRHELQLSDRACEIAILLVAFHRDSPFELYAHRKAGRAAGLTDTEIEGLATRTPPTFESDEERQVFTTTLAILDKQNLDDAQYAAAVAGLGERGLFELVALVGYYDQVATQLAVFGVEPPGS, encoded by the coding sequence GTGACCGAGCGACTTGCCCGCATCACCCCGGACGCGATGACCTCGGAGCAGATGGAGATCTACAGCAGGTTCACCGGTGGCAAGCGAGCCGCCCCCGGCGCGCCCTTCTCGCTCCTCCATCCCGAGGGCGGGTTCATCGGCCCACCGAACGCCTGGCTGTTGAGCCCTCCACTCGGCCGCGTCCTCGAACGGATCGGCTGGACCATGCGGCACGAGCTCCAGCTCTCCGACCGGGCCTGCGAGATCGCGATCCTGCTCGTCGCGTTCCACCGCGACAGCCCGTTCGAGCTGTACGCGCACCGGAAGGCTGGGCGAGCCGCAGGCCTCACCGACACCGAGATCGAGGGACTTGCCACCCGGACACCGCCCACATTCGAATCCGACGAGGAGCGGCAGGTCTTCACCACGACGCTGGCGATCCTCGACAAGCAGAACCTCGACGACGCCCAGTACGCCGCCGCCGTCGCCGGGCTGGGTGAACGCGGCCTCTTCGAGCTGGTGGCCCTGGTCGGCTACTACGACCAGGTCGCCACGCAGCTCGCGGTTTTCGGGGTGGAGCCGCCCGGGAGCTAG